One part of the Bacillus sp. FJAT-27916 genome encodes these proteins:
- the wecB gene encoding non-hydrolyzing UDP-N-acetylglucosamine 2-epimerase: MKKLKVMTVVGTRPEIIRLSAVMNKLEQSEAINHVLVHTGQNYDYELNEVFFNDFKLRKPDYFLNAAIGTAVETIGNILIKIDPILEAEQPDALLVLGDTNSCLTAIAAKRRHIPIFHMEAGNRCFDQRVPEETNRKIVDHTADINLTYSDIAREYLLREGFPSDRIIKTGSPMFEVLNSRKDDIMNSNVLDRLELLEGEYFVVSAHREENINSDTNFLNLVDSLNAVAEKYNLPVIVSAHPRTQKMIDSKGIRFNPLVKIMKPVGFNDYVKLQINAKAVLSDSGTISEESSILGFKALNIRQAHERPEAMEEAAVMMVGLNKERILQGLVVLERQEKGTLRIVRDYSMPNVSDKVVRIILSYTDYVNRVVWEKHL, translated from the coding sequence ATGAAGAAGTTAAAAGTTATGACAGTAGTTGGAACAAGGCCGGAAATTATTAGATTATCTGCAGTTATGAATAAATTAGAACAGTCAGAAGCCATTAATCATGTTTTGGTACACACGGGGCAAAATTATGATTATGAATTAAATGAAGTATTTTTTAATGACTTTAAATTAAGAAAACCTGATTATTTTTTGAATGCAGCAATAGGTACAGCAGTAGAGACAATTGGGAATATACTTATTAAGATTGACCCGATATTAGAAGCGGAACAACCAGACGCACTTTTAGTATTAGGTGATACAAATAGTTGTTTAACCGCAATTGCAGCTAAAAGAAGGCATATCCCAATATTTCATATGGAAGCAGGTAATAGATGTTTTGATCAGAGGGTACCTGAAGAAACAAATCGCAAAATCGTTGATCATACAGCAGATATTAATCTAACGTACAGCGATATTGCTAGAGAATATCTTCTTAGAGAAGGATTTCCTTCAGATCGGATTATTAAAACTGGTAGTCCAATGTTTGAAGTTTTAAATTCAAGAAAAGATGATATTATGAATTCTAATGTTTTAGATAGGCTTGAGCTGTTAGAAGGAGAATACTTTGTAGTATCTGCTCATAGGGAGGAAAATATCAATTCAGACACAAATTTCCTTAACTTAGTAGATAGTTTGAATGCAGTTGCTGAAAAATATAACTTGCCAGTAATTGTGAGTGCACACCCTAGAACACAAAAAATGATTGATTCCAAAGGGATTAGGTTTAATCCATTAGTGAAAATAATGAAACCTGTAGGCTTTAATGATTATGTGAAACTACAAATTAATGCAAAAGCAGTTCTTAGTGATAGCGGGACAATTAGTGAAGAATCGTCTATTCTAGGTTTTAAGGCACTTAATATCAGGCAAGCGCATGAGAGACCTGAAGCTATGGAAGAGGCAGCTGTTATGATGGTAGGTTTGAATAAGGAAAGAATATTACAAGGATTAGTTGTGCTAGAAAGACAAGAAAAGGGTACATTAAGGATTGTTAGAGATTATAGTATGCCCAATGTATCGGATAAAGTAGTTAGAATTATTTTGTCATATACTGATTACGTGAATAGAGTTGTATGGGAGAAACATTTATGA
- a CDS encoding glycosyltransferase yields the protein MNIMVFDVPAETGGALSILNDFYNEVKQYNNKNINWIFVISKPQLYEIENIRVLKFPWVKKSWFHRLYFDNFVAPKLVKKYKIDRILSLQNVIIPNTDVRQILYIHQPLPFVKYKFTFKENKLFWVYQNILSRKIFKSIKKASKVVVQTEWMKNACSELVDKQDSKISVVPPKTNIHINRKFIPTKESFSTFFYPASPVIYKNHKIIVEACQKLSDQDYKGFKVIFTLKGNENNNILNLKKIIRDNQLPIEFIGDITRDKVYDYYSKSILIFPSYIETFGLPILEAKSHNTIVIASDSQFSHEILGEYENKYFFDPFDSDQLAQIMKNILSKQIYNDVKEDSIKIKNRNLINEVLL from the coding sequence ATGAACATTATGGTATTTGATGTGCCAGCCGAAACTGGTGGAGCATTATCAATTTTGAATGATTTTTACAATGAGGTAAAACAGTATAATAATAAAAACATTAATTGGATATTTGTAATAAGCAAGCCTCAATTATATGAAATCGAAAATATAAGAGTTTTGAAATTTCCATGGGTAAAAAAAAGCTGGTTTCACAGGTTATACTTTGATAATTTTGTAGCCCCAAAGTTGGTAAAAAAATATAAGATAGATAGAATTTTATCCTTACAAAATGTAATCATTCCTAATACTGATGTAAGGCAAATACTATATATACATCAGCCGCTGCCATTTGTTAAATATAAATTTACATTTAAAGAAAATAAGCTTTTTTGGGTTTACCAAAATATACTTAGCAGGAAAATTTTTAAATCTATCAAGAAGGCAAGTAAAGTAGTTGTTCAGACAGAATGGATGAAAAATGCATGTAGTGAGTTAGTTGATAAACAAGATTCGAAAATTAGTGTTGTTCCACCTAAAACAAATATCCATATAAACAGAAAATTTATACCTACTAAAGAATCATTTTCAACCTTTTTTTATCCTGCAAGTCCAGTAATTTATAAAAATCATAAAATAATTGTAGAAGCTTGTCAAAAATTATCTGATCAAGATTATAAAGGATTTAAAGTTATATTTACTTTAAAGGGAAATGAGAATAATAATATACTAAACTTAAAAAAAATTATAAGAGATAATCAATTACCTATAGAGTTTATTGGAGATATAACTAGAGATAAAGTATATGACTATTATTCCAAATCTATATTAATTTTTCCTTCATATATTGAAACTTTTGGCTTACCTATTCTAGAGGCTAAAAGTCATAATACTATAGTTATTGCTTCAGACTCTCAATTTTCTCATGAAATATTAGGTGAATATGAAAATAAATACTTTTTTGATCCGTTTGATAGTGATCAATTAGCACAAATTATGAAAAATATATTAAGTAAACAGATTTATAATGATGTAAAGGAAGATAGTATTAAGATAAAAAATAGAAATTTAATCAATGAAGTACTCTTATAA
- a CDS encoding lipopolysaccharide biosynthesis protein, with product MSIDGKSLIKRLFGFSAGGIFGALLSFISIPIITRSIIPEEYGIYGLILAVFNIILIAFPLGLDQALIRYYYEERDNLGTLLRKCVVPIICIYIIILISAIPFWDSLSLYIFGEKNPFNLVLFIIGTFFIIVGRFMLVVVRMENKAILYSSLVFFERLIFFLIVLIQLFILNNYTVTALLVSYVFSLGTQVIVGILLTRKVWVGIFLKGNRKLKGKHLVAYGFPFAIAALSESLLFFVDKYTIRYFLSIESLGIYTAATVYITMINILYSGYVNFWTPMALKIYNNNKDNRSFFKNASQLVATTVLILGTVLISLSDILVLFLGEEYHSAIKVIPFFLIIPLLSILSETMSVGIIFSGKTKWNMVAGGISLVISIFLSCILVPRMGISGAALTLLFARYVFTTVKIMASSMLFNVEYNQIKLHTSLMLLIIYALIRSLNLFGYYNIIIGLILLCYILVMYRNNLKYYYILFKR from the coding sequence ATGTCTATTGATGGTAAATCATTAATAAAAAGGTTATTTGGATTTTCCGCAGGAGGGATTTTTGGTGCACTATTATCATTTATTAGTATACCGATTATTACAAGATCAATCATTCCTGAAGAGTATGGGATATATGGTCTAATATTGGCAGTTTTCAATATAATCTTAATTGCCTTCCCACTTGGACTAGACCAAGCTTTAATTCGATATTACTATGAAGAAAGGGATAATTTGGGTACATTATTAAGAAAATGTGTTGTACCGATAATATGTATATATATAATTATTCTTATAAGTGCTATTCCTTTTTGGGATAGCCTTTCGTTGTATATATTCGGAGAAAAAAATCCATTCAATTTAGTATTGTTTATTATCGGAACCTTCTTTATTATCGTAGGAAGGTTTATGCTTGTTGTTGTTCGAATGGAGAATAAAGCTATATTATATTCAAGTTTAGTGTTTTTTGAAAGGCTTATATTTTTTTTAATTGTTCTTATTCAATTGTTTATCTTAAACAATTATACAGTTACTGCTTTACTAGTATCGTATGTCTTCTCCTTGGGAACTCAAGTTATTGTTGGCATATTATTGACTAGAAAAGTTTGGGTCGGCATTTTTTTGAAAGGTAACCGAAAATTAAAAGGTAAACACCTTGTTGCATATGGATTTCCTTTTGCAATTGCAGCATTATCAGAAAGTTTATTGTTTTTTGTAGATAAATATACTATAAGATATTTTCTGTCAATTGAAAGTCTGGGTATTTATACCGCTGCAACAGTTTATATTACTATGATCAATATTTTATACTCTGGATATGTAAATTTTTGGACTCCTATGGCACTGAAAATTTATAATAATAATAAGGATAATAGGTCTTTCTTTAAAAATGCGAGTCAATTAGTAGCAACCACTGTACTTATATTAGGTACTGTATTAATAAGTTTAAGTGATATACTTGTTTTATTTCTTGGGGAAGAATATCATAGTGCGATAAAAGTAATCCCTTTCTTCCTTATTATTCCTTTGTTATCTATTTTGTCTGAAACAATGTCAGTAGGAATCATATTCTCTGGAAAGACTAAGTGGAACATGGTTGCAGGAGGAATATCACTAGTAATAAGTATATTTTTAAGTTGTATTTTGGTGCCAAGAATGGGGATTAGTGGCGCTGCTCTAACACTATTATTTGCGAGATATGTATTTACGACTGTTAAAATAATGGCTTCTTCGATGCTATTTAATGTTGAGTATAATCAAATTAAGCTACACACCTCTTTAATGCTTCTCATAATATATGCATTAATAAGATCATTAAACTTATTCGGCTATTACAATATTATAATTGGTTTAATCCTATTATGCTATATTTTAGTAATGTATAGGAATAACTTGAAATACTATTATATTCTGTTTAAGAGATAA
- a CDS encoding glycosyltransferase family 39 protein, with amino-acid sequence MLIVLSEPNYFDMHLYSDDLRYEDYAKTYTEIANNILDLDAFQTTDIKFGGVTAAALYFRINAVIYYLFNSVIVLRLFNILIASFTIFPIYFLAKELFNEKVAKISAFLYCCIPYYIIFSSFLFKDSLLMLLITLSLVQIIKFYKYKKYSVLKLVIPIILMHWIRFGVGELLIGIFILALINREQKNTKNIKIIRWIITIVVIGIIMMLLLFSNYSGFLNKIEIYSDYARDYQGPISFFRVDNIFQLYKLPFAWALSVILPLNFDFNVNKWSDVLSLLNYLSVFILPAFLIYWFTFKKNKLQKIILYPLLLLHLFSAATVINVPRHFYFLHFFIIICSSAYLSTLKDKRKILFIITVLLMYVLLFLLNLILIN; translated from the coding sequence TTGTTGATAGTGCTATCTGAACCAAATTATTTTGATATGCATCTATATTCTGATGATTTAAGGTACGAGGACTATGCAAAAACATATACTGAAATAGCTAATAATATTCTTGATTTGGATGCCTTCCAAACTACGGATATTAAATTTGGTGGTGTTACTGCAGCAGCTTTATATTTTAGAATCAATGCAGTGATTTACTATTTATTCAATTCAGTGATTGTTTTAAGATTATTTAATATACTGATAGCTTCGTTTACAATTTTTCCTATTTATTTTCTTGCTAAAGAACTGTTTAATGAAAAAGTCGCTAAAATATCTGCTTTTCTTTATTGTTGCATACCATATTATATTATATTTTCGTCATTTTTATTTAAAGACTCATTATTAATGTTGTTAATAACATTAAGTTTAGTTCAAATTATAAAATTTTATAAATATAAAAAGTACTCAGTACTCAAATTGGTAATTCCCATTATATTGATGCATTGGATAAGATTTGGTGTAGGTGAACTCTTAATTGGAATATTTATTTTAGCCCTAATCAATAGGGAACAGAAAAATACCAAAAACATAAAAATCATAAGATGGATTATTACTATTGTTGTTATTGGAATTATAATGATGCTCCTACTATTCAGTAACTATTCTGGATTTCTAAATAAAATTGAAATCTATAGCGATTACGCTAGAGACTATCAAGGACCAATATCTTTTTTTAGAGTTGATAATATTTTCCAACTATATAAATTGCCATTTGCTTGGGCTCTGTCAGTAATTTTACCGTTGAATTTTGATTTTAATGTTAATAAGTGGAGTGATGTTTTAAGTTTACTCAATTACCTAAGCGTATTTATTTTACCTGCTTTTTTAATTTATTGGTTTACCTTTAAAAAAAATAAACTCCAAAAAATCATTCTTTATCCTTTATTACTACTGCACCTTTTCTCTGCTGCAACTGTAATTAATGTACCGAGGCATTTTTATTTTCTACATTTTTTTATAATAATTTGTTCATCTGCATATTTGTCAACTCTTAAAGATAAAAGGAAAATTCTGTTTATTATTACGGTTCTATTAATGTATGTTTTATTATTCTTATTAAACTTGATTCTAATTAATTGA
- a CDS encoding REP-associated tyrosine transposase — protein MGRPKRIFLPNRYYHVVCRGNRRDPLFRNAADFEAFIHILEQLYAKYPFEMASYCFMTNHFHLQICSKDTPLSKLMALINKRYANYYNTKYRLTGHVFEKRFYDKLIEDKEGMLEISRYIHLNPVAAKMVKQPEHYPWSSYRFYDNPQSIPFGFINIEKILDYYEGRGQGRKGGRSIVRVL, from the coding sequence ATGGGAAGACCAAAACGAATTTTCCTTCCCAATCGATATTACCATGTCGTTTGCCGCGGAAACCGACGAGATCCCCTCTTTCGAAACGCAGCAGATTTTGAAGCCTTTATCCATATCCTCGAGCAACTTTATGCAAAGTATCCTTTTGAAATGGCGTCTTATTGCTTCATGACGAACCATTTCCATCTACAAATATGCAGCAAGGATACACCGCTTTCAAAACTGATGGCACTTATTAATAAGCGCTATGCCAACTACTATAATACAAAATACCGTCTTACCGGGCATGTCTTTGAAAAACGATTTTACGACAAACTGATTGAGGATAAAGAGGGAATGCTTGAGATTAGCCGGTATATTCATTTAAATCCGGTTGCCGCGAAGATGGTCAAGCAGCCAGAACATTATCCATGGAGCAGTTATCGATTTTACGATAATCCTCAATCCATTCCGTTCGGGTTCATCAATATAGAAAAAATTCTAGATTATTATGAGGGGAGGGGACAGGGCAGGAAAGGAGGAAGAAGTATTGTGAGAGTGTTGTAA
- a CDS encoding glycosyltransferase family 4 protein, which produces MKNILLISSSAAISGAEIVTKDFVQNSKHRYYLCAPDTPEVKKFYSEFGFIDTFYSPYYMKKGNSKFKSRIDNLNVIVKEAFFLNKIIKKIGQNNIDLIYCNNTISCLGITLLGKIRKIDIPVVLHIHDMMTSCSFTPLVKRLCIGYPTITVSQACKDELIKYAGLDKNDVNVIYNGIDVKKFFPSSRDRNDATKNIVIGYAGNIIERKGVVFLAKAFSKLNQDNPNTKLRISYHLSEKNYLNDIKGILEGKNVEYCNYPREKMREFYDSIDILVVPSLKDPLPTTVLEAMGCGKIVIGSNVDGNIEMLENKYLFERGSSEDLYRKLKEIIDKYFDEVELCKKQNPIKISKYFSFDAKNEKMDKFFNNVGLRKTIDI; this is translated from the coding sequence TTGAAGAATATTTTACTTATAAGTAGTAGTGCAGCTATAAGCGGAGCAGAAATTGTAACAAAAGATTTTGTTCAAAATTCAAAACACAGATATTATCTTTGTGCGCCTGATACACCAGAAGTTAAAAAGTTCTATAGTGAATTTGGCTTTATAGACACATTTTACTCACCTTATTATATGAAAAAAGGAAATTCAAAATTTAAATCTAGGATTGATAATTTAAATGTGATAGTAAAAGAAGCATTCTTTCTTAATAAAATTATTAAAAAAATAGGACAGAATAATATCGATTTAATATATTGTAATAATACAATATCTTGTCTGGGGATTACGTTACTAGGAAAAATAAGAAAAATAGATATACCAGTGGTCTTGCATATTCATGACATGATGACATCTTGTTCATTTACCCCTCTTGTTAAAAGATTGTGTATTGGATATCCCACAATAACAGTTTCTCAAGCATGTAAAGATGAATTGATAAAATATGCAGGATTAGACAAAAATGATGTTAACGTTATATATAACGGAATAGATGTGAAAAAGTTCTTTCCTAGTAGTAGGGATAGAAATGATGCAACTAAAAATATTGTTATAGGATATGCAGGGAATATTATAGAAAGAAAGGGAGTTGTATTTCTAGCAAAGGCTTTTTCTAAATTGAATCAAGATAATCCCAATACAAAATTACGTATTTCATATCATTTATCTGAAAAAAACTATCTCAATGATATAAAGGGGATATTGGAAGGAAAAAATGTTGAATACTGTAATTATCCAAGGGAGAAGATGAGGGAATTTTATGATTCTATAGATATATTAGTTGTACCTAGCTTAAAGGATCCTTTGCCAACTACAGTATTAGAAGCTATGGGTTGTGGGAAGATAGTTATAGGAAGTAATGTTGATGGCAATATTGAAATGCTTGAAAATAAGTACTTATTTGAACGAGGTAGTTCGGAAGATTTATATAGAAAACTTAAAGAAATAATAGATAAATATTTTGATGAGGTTGAACTGTGTAAAAAACAGAATCCTATAAAAATTTCAAAGTACTTTTCCTTTGATGCTAAAAATGAAAAAATGGACAAGTTTTTTAACAATGTAGGTCTTCGGAAAACAATAGATATATGA
- a CDS encoding alkaline phosphatase family protein, giving the protein MALVVFIDALPYTFIQGNENILKSKYNFAKLTPNVGYSSNLHWQLFAGKYPDDVGFFTDWGYSQENGSKIKIMSKILRPFEVLPLAGVISKKIVDRVIPGPKLANIPSHIRSLFSEEAKYLLSKTDYIKDIDIFAGYKFLLEDEFKYSFEEMMEKMSSLIEETENIMVSFSFCDKYGHLLGRGPEYDRVIDEHLVQIISLMNKYKEKWHDNNVVIVSDHGMSNVKENVSHNLEDKFGRQKKGKYVAFCDSAILRVWTWNEQLKNDIASYLESKEYGHIMSENERIRYKVTSNKFGQLIFILKEGYTFSPNYFGVGLRTKALGMHGYWPGAIDQDGVVISDLKLKNDYNYEEFFSFIQYISRKDK; this is encoded by the coding sequence TTGGCACTAGTAGTATTTATAGACGCACTTCCATATACATTTATTCAGGGGAATGAAAATATTTTAAAATCAAAATATAATTTCGCAAAGCTAACACCAAATGTTGGATATAGTTCAAATTTACACTGGCAGCTTTTTGCTGGAAAATATCCTGATGATGTAGGTTTTTTTACTGATTGGGGATATTCTCAAGAAAATGGTTCGAAGATAAAAATAATGTCTAAAATACTAAGACCTTTTGAGGTCTTACCGCTAGCGGGTGTAATTTCAAAAAAAATTGTAGATAGAGTTATTCCAGGACCAAAATTGGCCAATATTCCATCGCATATTAGAAGTTTATTTAGTGAAGAAGCAAAATATCTCCTTTCTAAGACTGACTATATTAAAGATATTGATATATTTGCTGGATATAAGTTTTTATTGGAGGATGAATTTAAATATTCATTCGAAGAAATGATGGAAAAAATGAGTTCTTTAATAGAAGAAACAGAAAACATTATGGTATCTTTTAGTTTTTGTGATAAATATGGACATTTACTAGGGAGAGGTCCTGAGTATGATAGAGTAATTGACGAACATTTAGTTCAAATTATATCTTTAATGAATAAGTATAAAGAAAAGTGGCATGATAACAATGTTGTAATTGTATCAGATCATGGCATGTCAAATGTCAAAGAAAATGTTTCCCATAATTTAGAAGATAAATTTGGGAGGCAAAAAAAGGGTAAATATGTTGCGTTTTGTGATTCTGCCATACTAAGAGTTTGGACATGGAATGAACAACTTAAAAATGATATTGCGAGTTATCTTGAAAGTAAAGAGTATGGTCATATAATGTCAGAAAATGAAAGAATACGATATAAAGTTACCTCTAATAAGTTTGGTCAATTAATATTTATATTAAAAGAAGGATATACTTTTAGTCCTAATTATTTTGGTGTAGGATTAAGAACAAAAGCTCTGGGAATGCATGGATATTGGCCAGGAGCTATAGATCAAGATGGTGTTGTTATATCAGACTTAAAATTAAAAAATGATTATAATTACGAGGAGTTTTTCAGTTTTATTCAATATATATCGAGGAAAGATAAATGA
- a CDS encoding YifB family Mg chelatase-like AAA ATPase: MTVKVSSIGLKGLEGYRVQVEVRISPGTESMIIVGLPDASVKESRERVIAALSHFGADVTDQKVVVNLSPSEQKKNGPLFDLAIGIAALKELDVIKCEIPEDTAFIGALSLDGTIVKADGMLPALISAKKLGIKQIYFPHDPLIPIHMLEGLDCVVVQHIEEVVNHLGGQSSLSLYPTLESESTHLNVAPYPKDFRHVIGHEYAKRALEIAAAGEHNVLMSGPPGCGKSLLAETFPSILPPLTNKAQLEVMSLYQLAGEKREYHHHVPFRHPHHSASAVAVIGGGSTPRPGEISLAHRGVLFLDEMAEFTKKTLDMLRQPLETGSVTISRVHSTVTYPSSFLLIGAMNPCPCGYIGSNHQYCTCSEKQILSYRNRLSGPIYDRMDILLSLQSINFDQPVKRQETSDDIRDRVEKARSIQYDRYQKEVSNAKVPLEWLTDRSPLTMEQQRMLTKITAKQNWSNRVQIKIIRLARTISDLAGEKEITDSSLWEAFRLRRWSIQKQQNVARQT; the protein is encoded by the coding sequence GTGACTGTTAAGGTATCCAGTATTGGTCTGAAGGGGCTTGAGGGATATCGTGTGCAGGTGGAGGTTCGGATCTCCCCTGGGACGGAGTCGATGATTATTGTGGGTTTGCCGGATGCATCAGTGAAAGAATCTCGTGAGCGGGTGATCGCGGCATTGAGTCATTTTGGCGCTGATGTGACAGACCAGAAGGTGGTCGTTAATTTATCTCCATCCGAGCAGAAGAAAAATGGTCCGCTATTTGATTTAGCCATTGGGATTGCTGCCTTAAAGGAACTCGATGTGATTAAATGCGAGATTCCAGAGGATACAGCTTTTATTGGTGCTTTGTCGCTTGATGGGACGATAGTAAAAGCGGATGGGATGTTACCGGCGCTTATTTCGGCTAAGAAGCTTGGGATCAAGCAAATCTATTTCCCTCATGATCCTCTTATCCCGATTCATATGTTGGAAGGGCTAGATTGCGTGGTTGTTCAGCATATTGAGGAGGTTGTCAACCACCTTGGTGGGCAGAGTAGCCTTTCGCTTTATCCTACCTTGGAATCTGAGTCAACTCATCTGAATGTTGCCCCTTACCCAAAAGACTTCCGTCATGTGATTGGTCATGAGTATGCTAAGCGAGCGCTGGAGATTGCAGCTGCGGGGGAACATAATGTATTAATGAGCGGTCCGCCGGGATGTGGAAAAAGCCTGCTTGCTGAAACCTTTCCATCCATTCTTCCGCCATTGACGAATAAAGCGCAGCTGGAGGTGATGAGTCTCTATCAATTAGCGGGAGAGAAACGAGAATATCACCATCATGTCCCTTTTCGCCACCCGCATCATTCAGCATCCGCAGTTGCAGTTATTGGAGGTGGTTCTACGCCAAGGCCAGGGGAAATTTCGCTTGCCCATCGAGGTGTTTTGTTCCTTGATGAAATGGCTGAGTTTACCAAAAAGACGTTAGATATGCTTCGTCAACCGCTTGAAACAGGGAGTGTGACCATTAGCAGGGTTCATTCCACTGTGACTTATCCCTCCTCGTTTCTATTAATTGGCGCCATGAATCCATGTCCATGCGGATATATAGGCTCTAATCATCAATACTGTACGTGCTCAGAAAAACAAATTCTTTCTTATCGCAATCGTTTATCTGGCCCTATTTATGACAGAATGGATATATTGCTCTCTTTACAGTCTATTAATTTCGATCAGCCAGTAAAGCGGCAGGAAACCTCTGATGATATTCGTGACAGGGTAGAGAAGGCACGCAGCATCCAGTATGATCGTTATCAGAAAGAAGTGTCCAATGCAAAGGTTCCGCTGGAATGGCTGACAGACAGGAGTCCTCTTACAATGGAGCAGCAACGGATGTTAACAAAGATAACAGCAAAGCAAAATTGGAGTAATCGTGTTCAAATCAAAATCATTCGCCTTGCGAGAACAATTTCTGATTTAGCAGGAGAAAAGGAGATTACGGACAGTTCTCTTTGGGAGGCATTTCGTTTAAGACGTTGGAGTATTCAAAAACAGCAGAATGTGGCGAGACAAACATAA
- a CDS encoding capsular polysaccharide biosynthesis protein CapF encodes MNILVTGARGFIGKNLVIELKNRGYRNIFEVERDTESHLFEEYCEKADFVFHLAGVNRPIDVSEFREGNYGFTSTLLDTLKKYKNTCTVMMSSSTQASLSNPYGESKKAGEDLLFDYAKETGAEVKVYRFPNVFGKWCRPNYNSAIATFCYNISRDLPITVNNPKVELELVYIDDVVDELIYALTEGTKSGQFYEVPVKHKEILGTIVHLIQSFKRSRDERLVPDLGNEFIKKLYSTYLSYLPEDQFAYPLKMNIDDRGSFTEFIKTPDRGQVSINISKPGITKGNHWHHTKNEKFLVVSGEGVIRFRKIDTDDVIEYFVNGNKLEVIDIPVGYTHNIENLGTTDMVTVMWANELFDSEHPDTYFVEV; translated from the coding sequence ATGAATATACTAGTAACTGGTGCTAGGGGTTTTATAGGTAAGAACTTAGTCATTGAACTAAAAAATCGTGGATACCGTAATATCTTTGAAGTAGAACGTGATACTGAGTCACATCTCTTTGAAGAATACTGCGAGAAGGCTGACTTTGTCTTCCACCTAGCCGGAGTAAATCGGCCTATTGATGTTTCTGAATTCAGAGAAGGTAATTATGGCTTTACATCTACTTTACTAGATACCTTAAAAAAGTATAAAAATACTTGTACTGTTATGATGTCATCTTCTACTCAGGCTTCTCTCTCTAACCCATACGGTGAGAGTAAGAAGGCGGGAGAGGATTTATTATTTGATTATGCTAAAGAAACAGGGGCAGAGGTAAAAGTTTACCGTTTCCCTAATGTCTTTGGAAAATGGTGTCGTCCAAATTACAATAGTGCAATTGCAACGTTTTGCTATAACATTTCCCGCGACTTACCTATTACGGTTAATAACCCGAAGGTAGAGTTAGAATTAGTTTATATTGACGACGTAGTAGATGAGTTAATATATGCATTGACAGAGGGAACAAAGAGCGGGCAATTTTATGAAGTCCCAGTGAAACATAAAGAAATACTAGGCACGATAGTTCATTTGATTCAGTCATTCAAAAGAAGCAGGGATGAACGTTTGGTTCCAGATTTAGGTAATGAATTTATAAAAAAATTATACAGTACGTACCTAAGTTATTTGCCAGAAGATCAATTTGCCTATCCATTAAAGATGAATATTGATGATAGGGGTTCTTTCACAGAATTTATTAAAACGCCAGATCGTGGGCAGGTCTCTATTAATATATCTAAACCTGGTATTACAAAGGGAAACCATTGGCACCATACTAAGAATGAGAAATTTCTTGTTGTTAGTGGAGAAGGTGTTATTCGTTTTAGAAAAATTGATACTGACGATGTAATAGAGTATTTTGTTAATGGAAACAAATTAGAAGTGATTGATATCCCAGTGGGATATACGCATAACATCGAAAATTTAGGAACAACAGATATGGTAACTGTGATGTGGGCAAATGAATTGTTTGATTCTGAACATCCAGATACCTATTTTGTGGAGGTTTAA